The Phoenix dactylifera cultivar Barhee BC4 chromosome 9, palm_55x_up_171113_PBpolish2nd_filt_p, whole genome shotgun sequence genome window below encodes:
- the LOC103707555 gene encoding uncharacterized protein LOC103707555 — MGNPEAEVYFVFLNFDPEYERLRANQSTKGSSELDAYLSNKHDQLLAKLLQPNTYNKRSSLAIVDGFAVEITEKQAAILRSAKEVRVVEKNQELA; from the exons ATGGGGAATCCAGAAGCCGAAGTGTATTTTGTGTTCTTGAACTTTGATCCTGAGTACGAGCGCCTGCGAGCGAATCA GTCGACGAAAGGTTCATCGGAGCTCGACGCTTATCTGAGCAACAAGCACGACCAGCTGCTAGCGAAGCTGCTCCAACCAAACACTTACAACAAGAGATCTTCTTTGGCTATTGTTGATGGCTTCGCCGTGGAAATTACTGAAAAGCAG GCAGCTATCCTAAGATCAGCCAAAGAAGTGAGGGTGGTTGAGAAGAACCAAGAGCTTGCTTGA